Below is a genomic region from Xylanibacillus composti.
TTGCAAGATCGCCCCTTTACCTTCCTGCCGAACACTTCGGGTGCGAGTACGGCGGAGGAAGCGGTTCGCATTGCACGCATGGCCCGTGCATCCGGGCTGAGCGATTGGGTGAAAGTCGAGATCAGTGCGAATGCCATGACGCTGCTGCCCGACCCGATCGAAACGCTGAAGGCTACCGAACAGCTGGTGAAAGAGGGCTTTACCGTGCTGCCCTATACGTCCGACGATCCGATTCTGTGCAAGAGGCTGGAGGAGGCCGGCGCTGCCGCAGTCATGCCGGGAGGGGCGCCGATTGGCACAGGTCTCGGCATTTTGAATCCTTACAATATCGGCCTCATTGTGGAGTCTGCGCATGTGCCGATCATTGTGGATGCCGGTCTTGGCTCCGCTCAAGACGTTGTGCAAGCGATGGAGCTTGGCGTGGACGGCATTCTGATGAATACGCCGGTAGCCCGCGCGAAGGATCCGGTGCGCATGGCCCGAGCCATGAGCCTTGCGATTGAAGCGGGCAGAGAGGCCTTCTTGGCCGGGCGGATCGCCAAGCGCAGATACGCGTCGGCAAGCAGCGAATTTGAGCATCTGGCCGTCAAATAACTCGTAGCAGATAGGTTGTGACGATAGTGGGAGAGCGCATCATTGTATTGGGCGGGGGCGTCATCGGCTTGTCCTGCGCGCTGGCGCTGGCGAGCCGCGGACACGATGTCTCCATTCTTGAAAAGGGATCTTGCGGCGGGCAGGCCTCCGGAGCGGCTGCAGGCATGCTGGCTCCCTTCTCGGAAAATCCCGAATATCCGGACGGCTTCTTCCGGCTTTGCCTGGACAGCCTGCGGCGTTATCCGCGCTGGCAGGCTGAAGTCAAGCGGTTGTCCGGCATGGATTTCGAATATACGGAGAGCGGCAGCTTGTATGCCGTCTATCATGAAGCGGATTTGTCGGCGCTGTCGGCGCGCCTGTCTTGGCAGCGCCCCTTCGGCACCGAAGCGGACATCGTCGAAGGCAGCAGGCTGGAACAGCTGGAGCCGCAAATGCAGCAAGCACGGGCAGCCGTATATTGTCCAGAGGAGAGCCACGTACACGCACCGGACTACGTTCGGGCGCTGAAAGCGGCCTGCTGCACGGTCGGGGTGGAGATCCGGGAGCAGCTGCAGGAGCTTGCACTCGCAGATTGGACGGCGGGGGTCAGGGTTCAGGACAGCGCAGGCCAAAGTTACGAAGCGGATCGCATCGTATTGTGTACGGGCGCATGGAGCGGAAGCTGGTCAGAGCTGTTCGGTTTTCCGATACCCGTCTATCCGATCAGGGGACAGATTTGTGCTTATTCCGCGGAGCAAGCGGAGCTTCGGCATATCCTCTTCACCAGTCAAGGCTACATGGTAAGCAAGGCGAATGGCATGCTCGTATGCGGGGCTTCGGAAGATATAGCCGGATTCGCGACTAGCGTCACCGACAAGGGCATACATCGACTGGAGGCGTTAAGCAAGAGGACGCTGCCCTTTCTCAAGGAGCGCCAGCCGACGCTCAAGTGGGCCGGTCTTAGACCGGCGACTCAGGATGGGTATCCGCTGCTCGGGTCGAGTCCGGAACACCCGCGTGTTATTTTTGCATGCGGTCATTACCGCAACGGCATCTTGCTCAGTCCGGCAACGGCGGCAGTTGTCGCAGATATCGTTGATGGACGCAAGCCGGAATTGGAGCTCGATGCTTTCCGTCCGGATCGGTTCAGGTGATGGAACGAAAACAAGAGCAAAAAGGGGAGAGGAACGATGAAACTGGCGAAGGCGATGACCGTGGCAGGCTCTGATTCCGGCGGCGGCGCCGGCATTCAAGCAGATTTGAAAACCTTTCAGGAATTAAATGCATACGGCACCAGTGTTGTGACTGCTCTTACGGCACAGAATACCTTGGGCGTACACGGTGTTTATCCGCAAAGCGCAGCTTGCGTGGAAGCTCAGCTTGATGCAGTGCTCGCTGACATCGGCGTTGATGCGGCGAAGACAGGAATGCTCTTCTCGGCAGAGATTATCGCGCTGACTGCAGACAAGCTGAAGCAGTATGGGGTGAAGCAGCTTGTCGTCGATCCGGTGATGATTGCGAAGGGCGGCGCGCCCTTGCTGCAGCGGGATGCCGTTCAAGCTTTGAAGGAACGCCTGCTTCCCATCGCAACGCTGGTGACGCCGAATATTCCGGAAGCCTGCCATCTGCTTGGCAGAGATCAGATCCATGATGTGGAACAAATGAGGGAAGCGAGCTGTCGGTTGCTGGAGCTTGGCGCGAAGGCTGTGCTGCTGAAGGGCGGGCATCTGGAAGGAGAAACAGCCGTCGATTTGTTCTACGACGGCCATTCCTTTATCGAGCTGGCGCATCCCCGCATCCATACCCTGCACACACACGGGACCGGCTGTACGTTATCGGCGGCCATTACCGCCGAATTGGCCAAGGGAGCTTCGCTCGAGGCCGCCGTCCGCACAGGCAAGGCATTCATTTCCGCGGCAATCGCCCATGCGGTCGGTGTAGGGAAAGGAATCGGTCCTACTTGCCATGCGGCGTACCGGCTATATCGCTAGGGAGCAGAGCAGGGTAAGGCGAAGCAGAGTTAGGGAAGCTCCGCCAGTAGCTTTTCCAGCACGGCGATTTCTGACTGCCGGACTTCATCCATGAACTGGGCCATCATATCAATGAGCGACTTGTCTTGGCGGCGCTCATATTTCAGGAACAGCGATCTTGCCATTTCGGTTTTTTGCTTGACCTCTTCATATTGATTGTGGAGCGAGAGATCGGGGAGATAGCCTTGCTCATGCAGGTACGCGAGACGATCGAGCATGATTTTCTTATGTTCCCAGACGACTTGCAGCGGACGGATGTCGTTGCCGATCTCCCCATCGCGCATAAGCTGGAAGTACTCCTGCAAGGAATCGTAGGTGGCGACGCCGAAGTTGGTCGGCTGCTGGAACCTTCCGGAAGGGTTGATGAACTGCAGGACATCATCCTGCGGATTTTTGGCCTGCAGGTAATCGCTGATTTGCTTCTTCAGATAGCCGACATTGAATGGGTAGTCGCCGTCGTCGAACTGGAACAGATTAATATAGACTTGCCACCAGAAATAATCATTTCCATTCGCGTATGCTGCGGTAAAATCTTCATAGGACACTTGATAGTCTGAAAAACTGCCATTTTTCAAATAACCTTTCAAATACAACTGCCTTTCGTCGTTGTCATAACCGTGAACGAACACATCATGCGTGAAATGCGTGGTCTGATAGTGTCTGGAAGCGCTTATATAATATTGATCGACATAGAGAAGGACATAGAAATTCTTGTCAACAGCACGAATGAGGAAGTCAACGATATGTTCGTTCAGGTAGTCCGACAACAAATCTCTGGAAATCTGCTCGCGCACCAGGCCGGGGTAGTAATGGAAGTTGTAAAAATTAAAATAGTCGTAGTTTCGGTATTGGGCAATTTCCTGATAGCAGCGCAACGAGATATAATTATTGTAGAAATGCGAGATGGATTGCGGATAGGCACGAGTTATGGCTAGCGTGTAGGCATGATGCAGGTATGAAATAATAGGCGGTGCGGCGGTCGGCAAAATTTTTCGGCTCATTGACGTCTGGAACCTCCTTGTCGAGTAAGAACATTTCTAATAATCTGAAAATGGCGCGCGGAAAAATTGTAGGATTTTGTCATCCACTATTTTGATTATACAAAGGCGCCACGGGTCCTGCAACAGATTTTCGGCATCAGAGGCGGAGAAGACGTGCCATGAATGTAGTAGAAACGCACTAGGAACGGAGCGCATATGGGTAGCATGGCCCGCATATATAGTGCCATCGCGCCGGTTTCTGTTATATGATACTATCAATATCATCACGGGAGGGATAGACAACGTTGAACTAAAGAATTCGAAATTTGTTCGGCGAACAGCTAAGCCGAATCACGGGAGGGACAATGAAGAGATTTGTCAAGTGGTTTTATCCTGCCCTGGTCATTCTCATGCTGATTGGTCTTGTCAACATGGCGATCAAAAATCGCGAGCAGAGCAGTGATCTGAGAAAGCTGCAGTCATTGCTGGAATCTTACGAGCGAAAAGAATCGAATTACGAGCAGCGACTGGACAACTTGAGAAAAGAGCGGCAGGACAAGATTGACAGTATGGTCGCGGCGTATAAGGACAATGTCGATCTCAAAAGGGACAACAAGCGCCTGTCGAGCACGGTGGAAGAGCTGTATTTCCGCAATATTTCCAACTTGCGGCTGCTGTTCGGCGACGACTTCGATACGAGAGTGAGCCCCGCATTCCATACTCGAATGCAAGACTGGCTGAAGCAGTACATGGACGCTGTAAGCTTCGAAGACGAGGAAAGGCACAGCCAATGGTTTGATTCCGAAGAAATGCGGGCGGAGGATCCCTTCTGGCGAAACAAAAGCAAGCTGACCGGATTTCTGATGGCGGAGCCCGCTTCCGAACAGCGCGTGCAGCAGGTCAAGGAGGAGTTGGGCACAAGCGCAGCTTTGCATGCAGTCGACCTGTTTGCACTTACTAAAGATTATGAAGTGGTTGCAGCTACGTTATATATGAGCCAAAATAGGAACGAAGGGCACATCGTGCGGGTTGAGCAACGACAACTCCACGGAAGCGGAGGGTAGGAGGCAGGAGAAGCGCTCTTGCTTGTCGTGGGTGTTCCATTCGCATACATCAAGGAGGTTACCTATAAGATGGCTTTGATCCAATGCAAGTTTTATTCTGAAGTGTTGAAGTTGAGTACGTCCATGACTGTTATTTTGCCGCAGCAAACCCGCAGCCAAATCGGCATGGAAGGACGCGTCGGCATCGGCGACAGCAAGCATCAGACACTGTACTTGCTGCACGGTTATACCGACGACGACTCCATTTGGACACGCAGAACCTCTATTGAGCGTTATGTGGCGCCGCTAGGTCTGGCAGTGGTGATGCCGAATGTCCACAAGAGCTTCTATACGGATATGAAGTACGGAGACAAGTATTGGACATTCCTGACTGAGGAGCTGCCTATGCTGGCTCGCTCATTCTTCCCGCTCTCGGAGAAGCGAGAGGACAACTTTGTGGCCGGCCTGTCTATGGGAGGCTACGGTGCGTTCAAATGGGCGCTTCGTTGTCCCGACCAAATCTCCGCCGCTGCCAGCTTATCGGGCGCTTTGGATATGGCTGGACATATTCAACGTTCCCCTGTGGAGCCGCCTGAATTTTTCCACTTGATCTATGGCGAAGAGGACATCGCAGGGACACCGGAGGATTTGCTGTGGCTCGTGGAGCAGAGCGGACGAATGAAGGAGAAGCCTGCATTGTATCAATGCTGCGGAACAGAGGATTTCCTGTACGAGGACAATCAGGCGTTTCGCAGAAAATGCGAGGAGTTCGGGTATGGCGCCCTCACGTATCAAGAAGGACCCGGCGGGCATGTCTGGGAATACTGGGATGAGCACATTCAAAATGTGCTGCAATGGCTGCCGCTTCGAAAAGCATAAGAGGCAATGGATCAACCGGGTTGCGAGCTCGGTTGATCTTTTTTTTGCATGCTGTTCTAGTTCCGCTTTGCAGGGGGGTATGCTAAAGAGTGGAAAGGAATGATCGGGTGCCTAGCTAAACAGAAGGGAGATCGCATGCATGATGAAATGGGTAGTAAGATGGAAGTGGCTGGTATTGGCAATTTGGATTATCGCTGCGGCCGGACTGATGCTTTCAGCGCCGAGTATGGCCGACTTGGTTCGGGACAAGGGGCAGATTCAAGTTCCCGAAGGCTACCCTTCTACGGCGGCAGCCGAAATGCTGAAGGAGCTGCATGGCCGTGAGGGAGGGGGCGCGCTTCATTCTACGCTGCTGGTCTTCCATAACGACGCAGGCCTGAACGATGCGGATTTTGCGGAAATGGCCGAAGCGGCAAGGCTGCTGCAGGCCTCGATTGCCGACGGGTCCGGCGTTGTCTCAGTGGTTACGCATCTGATGGAACCGGCACTCACGCCGCAAATGCTGGCCGAGGATGGAAGGACGTCGATCGTGCTGCTCCAGGTAAGTCTGGAGGGCAGGGAGCCTGCTGCCGTGCACGAAGCGCTTGTTGGCATGCTGGAGCACTTAAGGGCGGCCCATTATTTCACTGGCGACTGGATCATTAACGAGGATTTGATTTACAGTGCCCAGGAAGGCTTGAAGAAAACCGAGATCATCACGGTCGTGCTGATTGTCACAATCTTGCTTCTCGTCTTCCGTTCGGTCGCGGCGCCGTTTATTCCGCTCCTGACCGTTGGCTTGAGCTATCTTGCAGCCCAGTCGGTCGTAGCCTTCCTTGTTGATCTGGCGAATTTTCCGTTATCGACGTTTACGCAGATTTTTATGGTGGCCGTCATGTTTGGGATCGGCACCGACTACTGCATCTTGTTGATCAGTCGGTTCAAGGAGGAGCTTGTCCAGCAGGGGGAGTCAACCCAAGCGATACTCGCCACGTATCGTTCTGCCGGGCGCACGGTTCTGGTAGCCGGGCTTGCCGTTTTGGTCGGTTTTACTGCGATCGGATTTTCTGCCTTCACGCTCTACCGCTCAGCAGTTGCCGTAGCAGTCGGCGTAGCCGTGCTGCTGCTGGCGCTCGTCACCTTGGTTCCTTTCTTTATGGCGGTATTGGGCAAGCATGTATTCTGGCCTTCGCGCAGGAAGCTTGAGCACAAGCCAAGCGGGCTGTATCGCGCACTCGGCAGCTTTTCGCTCAAGCGTCCTATCTGGTCGCTGTTGCTATTGGTTGTGCTGCTGGGGCCTTTATTGGCCGGGTACGACAACCGGGTTTCCTTCAACTCCTTGGATGAAATCGGGGAAAGGTATGATTCGGTCAAAGGCTTTAATCTGGTGGCCGAAAGCTTTGGACCGGGAGAGACGCTGCCGTCAACGGTCGTCGTGGAATTTCCTCAATCCTTGCCGTTGCCGGACGGCCTGGCCTATCTTGAGCAGGTGTCGGCTGAGCTTGATGCGGTAGAAGGCGTGAAGGCCGTGCGCAGCGCTTCCAGGCCAACGGGGGTGCCGTTGGATCTGGCGCAGTTGGGCGGGCTTCAGGAAGCCCAAGAGGGACAGCTGCAAGCGATGCTGGCCGCATATTTGTCGCCTGATCAGACGATTGCTTCTTTCGAGGTTGTTTTTGAAGGCGACCCTTATGCGCAGGAAACGATGGATCGGATCCATGATCTTGAAGAAGCCGCGAAGCGGGCGCTGGACGGGACACCGTATGCGGGAGCGGATTTGGCGGTTGGCGGCGTGACGAGCACGAATCGGGACCTGCGGGATATCTCGTCTGCCGATTATTCGCGCACCGTGGTTCTGATGATTGCCGGCATTGCGCTGATCTTGATCGTGTTGTTCCGATCGCTTGTCATTCCGCTGTATGTGCTGGCTTCCTTAATTGTGACGTTCTTCGCTTCCATGGCTGTTACGGAGCTGATCTTCGTCGACGTATTGAACTATGTCGGAACGAGCTGGTCCGTTTCCTTCTTCGGCTTTGTAATGCTGATGGCATTGGGCGTGGATTACAGCATCTTTCTGATGGATCGCTTCAAGGAATACCGAAGCCTTCCTCCGAGAACAGCGATTATGCAAGCGATGGAGAGGATGGGCGCCGTCATCATATCGGCGGCGGCGATTTTGGCGGGGACGTTCGCTGCGATGCTCCCCTCGGGCGTCATGTCGCTCTTGCAAATCGCCACGATCATCATTAGCGGCTTGGCGATCTATGCCTTCGTCATGCTGCCGCTCTTCATCCCGGTCATGGTCCGGTTGTTCGGCCGCGCCAATTGGTGGCCATTCATGCCGAAATTCGAGGCTGGCAGAGAGCCATAAATCGAAAGAAGCCGCCCCATATCGTGGGGGCGGCTTTTATTGATCGTGCGATGTGGCGCGTTCCCAGGCAGCCAGTATCGCCAAGGCCTCTTCATTCGATTGCCCGCATATCTCCTCCGAGGCTTGAAATGCGGAACAGATGAGGGGCCGTTCGGGCAAGCCGAACAGTCGGCACTTATTGTCCTCAGTCAGTTGAATGCAGCGCACGCCTGCCGGCTTGCCATTCGGCATGCCGGGAATAGGCGAGGAAATGGAGATGGCGATACAACAGGCGGCACAGCCAATCCGGCATTCCATCGGCAACCCCTCCCATGGGTAGCGAGAATGCCTTTTATTTTACCCCAGGATGCCCATTTGCTCAATATGCTGCTTCGTCTCTGCAGTGCCAAGCTCATGGAGCT
It encodes:
- a CDS encoding thiazole synthase; translated protein: MNKDQLVIGGKALTSRFFLGTGRYPNPLVQNQAIEASGAEVLTFAIRRVNLDDPEDDSILQHLQDRPFTFLPNTSGASTAEEAVRIARMARASGLSDWVKVEISANAMTLLPDPIETLKATEQLVKEGFTVLPYTSDDPILCKRLEEAGAAAVMPGGAPIGTGLGILNPYNIGLIVESAHVPIIVDAGLGSAQDVVQAMELGVDGILMNTPVARAKDPVRMARAMSLAIEAGREAFLAGRIAKRRYASASSEFEHLAVK
- the thiO gene encoding glycine oxidase ThiO, translated to MTIVGERIIVLGGGVIGLSCALALASRGHDVSILEKGSCGGQASGAAAGMLAPFSENPEYPDGFFRLCLDSLRRYPRWQAEVKRLSGMDFEYTESGSLYAVYHEADLSALSARLSWQRPFGTEADIVEGSRLEQLEPQMQQARAAVYCPEESHVHAPDYVRALKAACCTVGVEIREQLQELALADWTAGVRVQDSAGQSYEADRIVLCTGAWSGSWSELFGFPIPVYPIRGQICAYSAEQAELRHILFTSQGYMVSKANGMLVCGASEDIAGFATSVTDKGIHRLEALSKRTLPFLKERQPTLKWAGLRPATQDGYPLLGSSPEHPRVIFACGHYRNGILLSPATAAVVADIVDGRKPELELDAFRPDRFR
- the thiD gene encoding bifunctional hydroxymethylpyrimidine kinase/phosphomethylpyrimidine kinase, encoding MKLAKAMTVAGSDSGGGAGIQADLKTFQELNAYGTSVVTALTAQNTLGVHGVYPQSAACVEAQLDAVLADIGVDAAKTGMLFSAEIIALTADKLKQYGVKQLVVDPVMIAKGGAPLLQRDAVQALKERLLPIATLVTPNIPEACHLLGRDQIHDVEQMREASCRLLELGAKAVLLKGGHLEGETAVDLFYDGHSFIELAHPRIHTLHTHGTGCTLSAAITAELAKGASLEAAVRTGKAFISAAIAHAVGVGKGIGPTCHAAYRLYR
- a CDS encoding alpha/beta hydrolase yields the protein MALIQCKFYSEVLKLSTSMTVILPQQTRSQIGMEGRVGIGDSKHQTLYLLHGYTDDDSIWTRRTSIERYVAPLGLAVVMPNVHKSFYTDMKYGDKYWTFLTEELPMLARSFFPLSEKREDNFVAGLSMGGYGAFKWALRCPDQISAAASLSGALDMAGHIQRSPVEPPEFFHLIYGEEDIAGTPEDLLWLVEQSGRMKEKPALYQCCGTEDFLYEDNQAFRRKCEEFGYGALTYQEGPGGHVWEYWDEHIQNVLQWLPLRKA
- a CDS encoding MMPL family transporter encodes the protein MKWVVRWKWLVLAIWIIAAAGLMLSAPSMADLVRDKGQIQVPEGYPSTAAAEMLKELHGREGGGALHSTLLVFHNDAGLNDADFAEMAEAARLLQASIADGSGVVSVVTHLMEPALTPQMLAEDGRTSIVLLQVSLEGREPAAVHEALVGMLEHLRAAHYFTGDWIINEDLIYSAQEGLKKTEIITVVLIVTILLLVFRSVAAPFIPLLTVGLSYLAAQSVVAFLVDLANFPLSTFTQIFMVAVMFGIGTDYCILLISRFKEELVQQGESTQAILATYRSAGRTVLVAGLAVLVGFTAIGFSAFTLYRSAVAVAVGVAVLLLALVTLVPFFMAVLGKHVFWPSRRKLEHKPSGLYRALGSFSLKRPIWSLLLLVVLLGPLLAGYDNRVSFNSLDEIGERYDSVKGFNLVAESFGPGETLPSTVVVEFPQSLPLPDGLAYLEQVSAELDAVEGVKAVRSASRPTGVPLDLAQLGGLQEAQEGQLQAMLAAYLSPDQTIASFEVVFEGDPYAQETMDRIHDLEEAAKRALDGTPYAGADLAVGGVTSTNRDLRDISSADYSRTVVLMIAGIALILIVLFRSLVIPLYVLASLIVTFFASMAVTELIFVDVLNYVGTSWSVSFFGFVMLMALGVDYSIFLMDRFKEYRSLPPRTAIMQAMERMGAVIISAAAILAGTFAAMLPSGVMSLLQIATIIISGLAIYAFVMLPLFIPVMVRLFGRANWWPFMPKFEAGREP
- a CDS encoding YkgJ family cysteine cluster protein — protein: MECRIGCAACCIAISISSPIPGMPNGKPAGVRCIQLTEDNKCRLFGLPERPLICSAFQASEEICGQSNEEALAILAAWERATSHDQ